A genomic region of Deltaproteobacteria bacterium contains the following coding sequences:
- a CDS encoding response regulator encodes MAELPERSLAELTARFAEMGVEVTPLPGGRTLRGKLRLSLEPFATLAGAKRFESISFSAVGTTHIKCLAPLPFFFLPMIALGGCGSASELEARVRGAWAARERNLRMAARRLDALGIAYTPESGAQVLAFSLGHEDALAAARAIEPNRVVLPGRGALASLRCTAPEQRVARLDAAWSGASDAELALSQRLDSLRDRLAAAPAPLITPVRALPHRLARPPAAERQPRAGARVLLVGPHLGRNAALARRLEQAGLRVRSDFTAHDALDAFRAHSYELVFADTHLGRSEGIELLSDLHALPGVEELPVVLVDDHVREAVREAARGVGASGYLVHPLDPEKIAPGALRLLSSRAKRRFSRLDWRLGVRLADGRGAFTTSVARLGAFIGASWRDPLDEIRQFQIELPELGRTLSVEAEAVYRFDAVGARGAGVGVLFRGFGERDEADWINYLSDLFGSPIARGTRSE; translated from the coding sequence GTGGCGGAGCTACCCGAACGCTCGCTCGCCGAGCTCACAGCGCGATTTGCCGAGATGGGCGTCGAGGTGACGCCGCTTCCCGGCGGCCGCACGTTGCGCGGCAAGCTGCGCCTCTCGCTCGAGCCTTTCGCCACGCTCGCCGGCGCGAAGCGCTTCGAGTCGATCTCGTTCAGCGCGGTTGGCACCACGCACATCAAGTGTCTCGCGCCGCTGCCGTTCTTCTTTCTCCCGATGATCGCGCTCGGCGGCTGCGGCTCCGCGAGCGAGCTGGAAGCGCGCGTGCGTGGGGCATGGGCGGCGCGTGAGCGAAACCTGCGCATGGCGGCGCGCCGCCTCGACGCGCTCGGCATCGCGTACACGCCCGAATCCGGCGCGCAGGTGCTGGCGTTCTCGCTCGGGCACGAGGACGCGCTCGCCGCCGCGCGCGCGATCGAGCCGAATCGCGTCGTGCTGCCGGGCCGCGGCGCGCTCGCGTCATTGCGCTGCACGGCTCCGGAGCAGCGCGTCGCGCGGCTCGACGCCGCGTGGAGTGGCGCCTCCGACGCCGAGCTCGCGCTGTCGCAGCGCCTCGACAGCCTGCGCGATCGTCTCGCTGCCGCACCGGCGCCGCTGATCACGCCCGTGCGCGCGCTCCCGCACCGCCTCGCGCGCCCGCCGGCGGCGGAGCGCCAGCCACGCGCCGGTGCGCGCGTGCTGCTGGTCGGCCCGCACCTCGGACGCAACGCTGCGCTCGCGCGGCGCCTCGAGCAGGCGGGCCTGCGCGTGCGCAGCGATTTCACGGCGCACGATGCGCTCGATGCCTTCCGCGCCCACAGCTACGAGCTCGTGTTCGCCGACACGCATCTCGGCCGCTCGGAGGGCATCGAGCTGCTCTCGGATCTGCACGCGCTGCCTGGCGTCGAGGAGCTGCCGGTCGTGCTCGTCGACGACCACGTGCGCGAAGCCGTGCGCGAGGCCGCGCGCGGTGTCGGCGCTTCGGGCTACCTCGTGCATCCGCTCGATCCCGAAAAGATCGCTCCGGGCGCGCTGCGCCTGCTCAGCTCGCGCGCGAAGCGACGCTTCAGCCGCCTCGACTGGCGGCTCGGCGTGCGACTCGCCGACGGGCGCGGCGCGTTCACGACGTCGGTTGCTCGGCTCGGCGCGTTCATCGGCGCGAGCTGGCGCGACCCGCTCGACGAAATCCGCCAATTCCAGATCGAGCTGCCCGAGCTCGGGCGCACGCTGAGCGTCGAAGCCGAAGCCGTCTACCGCTTCGACGCGGTTGGAGCGCGCGGCGCCGGTGTCGGCGTTCTCTTCCGCGGCTTTGGCGAGCGCGATGAAGCCGACTGGATCAACTACCTGAGCGATCTCTTCGGCAGCCCGATCGCGCGCGGCACGCGCAGCGAATGA
- a CDS encoding response regulator, with amino-acid sequence MKRVLIADDASFMRQMIRDIIEPEGYEVVGEASDGVEVVDKFRKLRPDLVMMDIVMPKRSGIDAVRTIRSEDATATIVMCSALGQETLVMEAIQAGAKDFIVKPFKPDAVIATLAKVVEKAA; translated from the coding sequence ATGAAGAGGGTTCTCATCGCAGACGACGCATCGTTCATGCGTCAGATGATCCGCGACATCATCGAGCCGGAGGGCTACGAGGTCGTGGGCGAGGCGTCCGACGGCGTCGAAGTCGTCGACAAGTTCCGCAAGCTGCGGCCGGACCTCGTGATGATGGACATCGTGATGCCCAAGCGATCGGGCATCGACGCCGTGCGCACGATCCGCTCCGAGGACGCGACCGCCACGATCGTGATGTGCAGCGCGCTCGGTCAGGAGACGCTCGTGATGGAGGCGATCCAGGCCGGCGCCAAGGACTTCATCGTGAAGCCCTTCAAGCCCGACGCCGTGATCGCGACGCTCGCGAAGGTGGTGGAGAAGGCCGCGTAG
- the lexA gene encoding transcriptional repressor LexA has product MAVLTRRQREIYDYLRDFVGTHGYSPSLEEIGAKFGLTSVATVHRHIELLVEKGFVRKVANSSRSLEAVEERPAAPTMIELPVLGCVAAGSPIEVFEQSERVTVPADMVRRRGETFVLRVRGDSMIDEQIRDGDQIVVERAHEARKGEMVVALVRGSEATLKRFYRRGPKVILEPANPAYRPMELPASEVEISGIVRGLLRTY; this is encoded by the coding sequence ATGGCGGTGCTGACGCGAAGACAGCGCGAGATCTACGACTACCTCCGCGATTTCGTCGGAACGCACGGCTACTCGCCGAGCCTCGAGGAGATCGGCGCGAAGTTCGGGCTCACCTCGGTGGCGACCGTGCATCGCCACATCGAGCTGCTCGTCGAGAAGGGCTTCGTGCGCAAAGTCGCGAACAGCTCGCGCTCGCTCGAGGCGGTGGAGGAGCGGCCCGCGGCGCCGACGATGATCGAGCTGCCGGTGCTCGGCTGCGTGGCCGCGGGCTCGCCAATCGAGGTGTTCGAGCAATCGGAGCGCGTGACGGTGCCCGCCGACATGGTGCGGCGGCGCGGCGAGACGTTCGTGCTGCGCGTGCGCGGCGACTCGATGATCGACGAGCAGATTCGCGACGGCGACCAGATCGTCGTCGAGCGCGCGCACGAGGCGCGCAAGGGCGAGATGGTGGTCGCGCTCGTGCGCGGCAGCGAGGCGACGCTGAAGCGCTTCTACCGCCGCGGCCCGAAGGTGATCCTCGAGCCCGCGAATCCCGCGTACCGCCCGATGGAGCTGCCCGCGAGCGAAGTCGAGATCAGCGGCATCGTTCGCGGTCTCCTGCGCACTTACTGA
- the thiL gene encoding thiamine-phosphate kinase, whose amino-acid sequence MKTRIRDVGEFGLIARIEALSRRAFGSRALPSVALGIGDDAALLRVRAGEQVVVTTDALVEGVHFDFAQESARTAGRRALVANLSDLAATGARPLGFVVALAAPPSLELARALGIARGLLDVAAQLDCPLVGGNLARASEVSVAITAIGAVRAGRGLLRSGARAGDRVFVTGTLGGAALDRARKRVTRAAVPRIGAGIALARTRGVGACIDVSDGLAADLMHVCRASGVRARLEVAAIPTPSGFAKACARVRRDPLALALAGGEDYELLFTARGGAAKTGLLSRRLGVRVTEIGRIEAGRAAVLGLPEGLGAGGFRHY is encoded by the coding sequence GTGAAGACGCGGATTCGTGACGTGGGAGAGTTCGGGCTGATCGCGCGCATCGAGGCGCTGAGTCGACGCGCCTTTGGGTCGCGGGCTCTGCCGTCGGTCGCGCTCGGGATCGGAGATGACGCGGCGCTGTTGCGGGTGCGCGCGGGCGAGCAGGTAGTCGTCACGACGGACGCGCTGGTCGAGGGTGTGCACTTCGACTTTGCGCAGGAGTCGGCGCGCACCGCGGGGCGGCGCGCGCTCGTCGCGAATCTGTCGGATCTCGCGGCGACGGGAGCGCGGCCGCTGGGGTTCGTCGTCGCGCTGGCGGCGCCGCCGAGCTTGGAGCTGGCGCGGGCGCTCGGGATTGCGCGCGGGCTCCTCGATGTCGCGGCGCAGCTCGATTGCCCGCTCGTGGGTGGGAATCTCGCGCGCGCGTCGGAGGTGAGCGTCGCGATCACGGCCATCGGGGCGGTTCGCGCGGGGCGGGGGTTGTTACGGAGCGGGGCGCGTGCGGGGGACCGAGTGTTCGTTACCGGCACGCTCGGCGGCGCCGCGCTGGACCGCGCGCGGAAGCGCGTCACGCGCGCCGCGGTTCCGCGCATCGGGGCGGGAATCGCGCTGGCGCGGACGCGTGGCGTGGGGGCGTGCATCGACGTGTCGGACGGGCTCGCGGCGGATCTGATGCACGTGTGCCGCGCGTCGGGTGTTCGGGCGCGGCTCGAGGTCGCCGCGATTCCGACGCCGTCCGGGTTTGCCAAGGCGTGTGCGCGGGTGCGGCGCGATCCGCTCGCGCTCGCGCTCGCGGGTGGGGAGGACTACGAGCTGCTGTTCACCGCGCGCGGCGGCGCGGCGAAAACGGGTTTGCTGTCGCGAAGGCTCGGCGTGCGCGTGACCGAGATCGGGCGGATCGAGGCGGGGCGGGCGGCGGTGCTCGGGTTGCCGGAAGGGCTCGGGGCCGGCGGGTTCCGGCACTACTGA
- the folE gene encoding GTP cyclohydrolase I FolE, with product MAEPDPLEKYVRGILEGLGEDPDRDGLERTPHRVARSYRFLTKGYAEDPVTILNNALFDVTYDEMVLVKDIDFFSLCEHHLLPFFGRAHVAYIPNGKVVGLSKIPRLVEMFARRLQVQERLTMQIAETIEKVLAPKGVAVVTESVHLCMMMRGVEQQNAFAITSSLKGLFQSDPKTRSEYMELIRHRKASFA from the coding sequence ATGGCTGAGCCTGATCCGCTGGAGAAGTACGTCCGCGGGATTCTCGAAGGGCTAGGCGAGGACCCGGACCGCGACGGCCTCGAGCGCACGCCGCATCGAGTCGCGCGCTCGTACCGGTTCCTCACGAAGGGCTACGCCGAGGATCCGGTCACGATCCTGAACAACGCGCTCTTCGACGTGACCTACGACGAGATGGTGCTCGTCAAGGACATCGACTTCTTCAGCCTGTGCGAGCACCACCTGCTGCCGTTCTTCGGTCGCGCTCACGTCGCCTACATCCCGAACGGGAAGGTCGTCGGCCTCTCGAAAATTCCTCGGCTGGTCGAGATGTTCGCGCGGCGCCTGCAGGTCCAAGAGCGGCTCACGATGCAGATCGCCGAGACGATCGAGAAGGTGCTCGCACCGAAGGGCGTCGCGGTCGTCACCGAGTCGGTGCACCTGTGCATGATGATGCGCGGGGTCGAGCAGCAGAACGCGTTCGCAATCACGAGCTCGCTGAAGGGCCTGTTTCAGTCGGATCCCAAGACTCGCTCCGAGTACATGGAGCTGATCCGGCATCGGAAGGCGAGCTTCGCGTAG
- a CDS encoding NFYB/HAP3 family transcription factor subunit translates to MSDLPNAVVKRLLSKHGDGMRVSGDAIEKAVAAAEDYIARLAREAHALAVADKRKTIMESDIVQARARVS, encoded by the coding sequence GTGTCCGACCTACCCAACGCAGTCGTGAAGCGACTTCTGTCGAAGCACGGAGACGGAATGCGCGTCTCCGGCGACGCCATCGAGAAAGCGGTCGCCGCTGCGGAGGACTACATCGCCCGCCTCGCTCGCGAAGCGCACGCGCTCGCGGTCGCCGACAAGCGCAAGACGATCATGGAGAGCGACATCGTCCAGGCGCGCGCGCGCGTTTCCTAG
- the groES gene encoding co-chaperone GroES, which yields MKIRPLGDRILIKRVDEEQKTAGGIIIPDTAKEKPQEGRVVAVGNGKAGDDGKVRPLDVKKGDRVLFSKYAGSEVKLDGEEHMIIREEDVLGVIE from the coding sequence ATGAAGATTCGACCCCTTGGCGACCGCATCCTGATCAAGCGCGTCGACGAGGAACAGAAGACCGCGGGCGGGATCATCATTCCCGACACCGCGAAGGAAAAGCCCCAAGAGGGGCGCGTCGTCGCCGTCGGCAACGGCAAGGCAGGCGACGACGGCAAGGTGCGCCCCCTCGACGTGAAGAAGGGCGACCGCGTGCTGTTCAGCAAGTACGCCGGCAGCGAGGTCAAGCTCGACGGCGAAGAGCACATGATCATCCGCGAAGAGGACGTGCTCGGCGTCATCGAGTAG
- a CDS encoding chemotaxis protein CheC: protein MTQLANHDAASARRIDRLCELTSIGAGHAAGAFAALLGRAWEMRVPRARVLEAGELDAPLAQLGGADASECSGVIFEVQGGLGGVLGLLWPPASRDALLNALLGENASIEAQAQSALQEVANIAASHFATALGQMLGESVLISVPQLETSGAPAAFIAQVAANASQRPVLRIEIALRDRATGHEVLLAYAPSELGA from the coding sequence ATGACGCAGCTCGCAAATCACGACGCAGCGAGCGCGCGCCGCATCGACCGGCTGTGCGAGCTCACGAGCATCGGCGCGGGCCACGCAGCGGGCGCGTTCGCCGCGCTGCTCGGGCGCGCGTGGGAGATGCGCGTGCCGCGCGCGCGCGTGCTCGAGGCAGGCGAGCTGGACGCGCCGCTCGCGCAGCTCGGCGGGGCCGACGCCTCGGAGTGCAGCGGCGTGATTTTCGAAGTGCAGGGCGGACTCGGCGGCGTGCTCGGGTTGTTATGGCCGCCAGCGAGCCGCGACGCGCTGCTCAATGCGCTCCTCGGCGAGAACGCGAGCATCGAGGCGCAGGCGCAGTCGGCGCTCCAGGAGGTCGCGAACATCGCAGCCTCGCACTTCGCGACCGCGCTCGGGCAGATGCTCGGCGAGAGCGTGCTCATCTCGGTGCCGCAGCTCGAGACGTCGGGCGCGCCCGCGGCCTTCATCGCTCAGGTGGCTGCGAACGCCAGCCAGCGCCCGGTGCTGCGGATCGAGATCGCGCTGCGTGATCGCGCGACCGGGCACGAAGTGCTGCTCGCGTACGCGCCCAGCGAGCTCGGCGCCTAG
- a CDS encoding chemotaxis protein CheW: MPSGAQPPTLRVRVEMLDRFISSVGEVVLSSSQLRGMAQRERGASAELAAGLDRMDRVVADLQRRALGMRTAPLQRVVEPLPRTARELARELGKQVEVEIRGAELELDRSILDRLGDPLVHLVRNAVDHGLESPSARTQAGKPPAGRIVIEARRERDHVRIAVSDDGKGIDLERVKRRAVEAGLLHADLADDLPPDEIAALVFRPGLSTAQEVSKISGRGVGMDAVKATIEALGGGVELASQPGLGTTTLLLVPVTAAVQRMLLLVVAGEIVGLPISKVERVVELDTASIEDAGRERFAIVDDAPMLVIDLAERLGLGERRRAGVAPLVIVDVREQQIGLVVERLHGQQEIYVKPLPRLLARARGLAGLTVLSDGAPVFLLDLGPLA, translated from the coding sequence GTGCCGTCCGGCGCGCAGCCGCCGACCCTGCGAGTGCGCGTCGAGATGCTCGATCGCTTCATCTCCTCGGTCGGCGAGGTCGTGCTGTCGTCGAGCCAGCTGCGCGGCATGGCGCAGCGCGAGCGCGGCGCGTCCGCGGAGCTCGCGGCGGGGCTCGATCGCATGGACCGCGTGGTCGCGGACCTGCAGCGCCGCGCGCTCGGCATGCGCACCGCGCCGCTCCAGCGCGTGGTCGAGCCGTTGCCGCGCACGGCGCGCGAGCTCGCGCGCGAGCTGGGCAAGCAGGTCGAGGTGGAGATTCGCGGCGCGGAGCTCGAGCTCGATCGCTCGATTCTCGACCGCCTCGGCGATCCGCTCGTTCACCTCGTCCGCAACGCCGTCGATCACGGCCTCGAGTCGCCGAGCGCGCGCACGCAGGCGGGCAAACCGCCCGCGGGCCGCATCGTGATCGAGGCGCGCCGCGAACGCGATCACGTGCGCATCGCGGTCTCCGACGACGGCAAGGGCATCGACCTCGAGCGCGTGAAGCGCCGCGCCGTCGAGGCGGGGCTCTTGCACGCGGACCTCGCCGACGACCTCCCGCCCGACGAGATCGCGGCGCTCGTGTTCCGCCCCGGGCTCTCGACCGCGCAGGAAGTCTCGAAGATCTCCGGCCGCGGCGTCGGCATGGACGCGGTGAAGGCGACCATCGAGGCGCTCGGCGGCGGCGTCGAGCTCGCCTCGCAGCCCGGCCTCGGCACCACGACGTTGCTGCTGGTGCCGGTGACCGCGGCCGTGCAGCGCATGTTGTTGTTAGTGGTCGCGGGCGAGATCGTGGGTCTACCGATCTCGAAGGTGGAGCGCGTCGTCGAGCTCGACACCGCTAGCATCGAAGATGCTGGCCGCGAGCGCTTCGCGATCGTCGACGACGCGCCGATGCTCGTGATCGATCTCGCCGAGCGCCTCGGCCTCGGCGAGCGCCGCCGCGCTGGGGTCGCGCCGCTCGTGATCGTCGACGTGCGCGAGCAGCAGATCGGCCTCGTCGTGGAGCGCCTCCACGGTCAGCAGGAGATCTACGTGAAGCCGCTGCCGCGCCTGCTCGCGCGCGCACGCGGGCTCGCGGGGCTCACGGTGCTCTCGGACGGTGCGCCCGTGTTCCTGCTCGATCTCGGGCCGCTCGCATGA
- a CDS encoding chemotaxis protein CheW, with protein MSAADESRMLAFELGGALFALPISGVVEVAEAARIAPVPMLPRGSFGVVNHHGDALPVVFGGGLLEFAGASSPTRLLVLAGDADDPDRYGLPVDRIVGLVAGEAKIARGESPVAERRQHEGRVMSVIDPRRLLACALARVEESMSGAKPQGEAQ; from the coding sequence ATGAGCGCCGCAGACGAGAGCCGCATGCTCGCGTTCGAGCTCGGCGGCGCGCTGTTCGCGCTACCGATTTCGGGCGTGGTGGAAGTCGCCGAGGCCGCGCGCATCGCGCCGGTGCCGATGCTGCCGCGCGGGAGCTTCGGCGTGGTGAATCACCACGGCGACGCGTTGCCCGTAGTGTTCGGCGGCGGGCTGCTCGAGTTCGCGGGCGCGAGCTCGCCCACGCGCTTGTTGGTGCTCGCGGGCGACGCCGATGATCCGGATCGCTACGGGTTGCCCGTAGACCGCATCGTCGGTCTCGTGGCCGGTGAGGCGAAGATCGCGCGCGGCGAGAGCCCGGTGGCGGAGCGCCGCCAGCACGAAGGCCGCGTGATGAGCGTGATCGATCCGCGCAGGTTGCTCGCCTGCGCGCTCGCGAGGGTCGAAGAGTCGATGAGCGGCGCAAAGCCGCAGGGGGAGGCGCAATGA
- a CDS encoding Hpt domain-containing protein: MDLAKYRALFLEEATEHLAELSRALLALEKNAADAEAIDAAFRMAHSIKGMAASLDYQGPTELAHKLEDLLAAQRAAGAVDARASALLFRALEGLERMVAALRATGEPPAADPALIAELSGTATEPNESPPKKSSARRP, from the coding sequence ATGGATCTAGCCAAGTACCGCGCGCTCTTTCTCGAGGAAGCGACCGAGCACCTCGCGGAGCTTTCGCGCGCGCTGCTCGCGCTCGAGAAGAACGCCGCCGACGCGGAAGCCATCGACGCAGCGTTCCGCATGGCGCACTCGATCAAGGGCATGGCGGCGTCGCTCGACTATCAGGGTCCGACCGAGCTCGCACACAAGCTCGAGGACCTGCTCGCCGCGCAGCGCGCGGCCGGCGCCGTCGACGCGCGGGCGAGCGCGCTCTTGTTCCGCGCGCTCGAGGGCCTCGAGCGCATGGTGGCAGCGCTGCGCGCGACGGGGGAGCCGCCCGCCGCCGATCCTGCGCTGATCGCCGAGTTATCAGGGACGGCGACCGAGCCGAACGAGTCGCCGCCAAAAAAATCGTCAGCGCGGCGCCCGTAG
- the larC gene encoding nickel pincer cofactor biosynthesis protein LarC: protein MAAKKRSGKALRARVTSPGHGAARPQRVLHLDLFSGIAGNMFLGALLDAGLPQRELSAGLAGLGVAHALRVTRVRRGALAARYVEVRVPGEKRRAHHERVRHRHAHAHHSHDHSHDHDHDHDHDRAHFHPHAHGRGYDEIRRLLDRAKLAPAVRDRAQAIFGALAQAEARVHGISVAKVHFHEVGAVDAIVDVTGAALWLELLGVQRVTASPVALGHGALDMAHGRLPLPAPAVLELLRGAPVVPAPVAWETVTPTGAAILRASVDEWCALPAMTIDAIGHGAGNDRPGPMPNVVRAVLGRSGGSQRDTVSVITAHLDDLVPEHFDLALERLLAAGALDVALQHAQMKKNRPGFALTVIAPPHNRAELAQLVLRETGSLGVRVQDAERLVLPREVVTARTPHGRVRVKLAFGASGEASASAEYDDAKRIAQARGVALARVIRDAEDAALLALTMRSRRS from the coding sequence GTGGCTGCCAAGAAGCGAAGCGGGAAGGCGCTGCGGGCGCGCGTGACTTCACCGGGACACGGCGCCGCGCGCCCGCAGCGCGTGCTGCACCTCGATCTCTTCTCGGGCATCGCGGGCAACATGTTCCTCGGCGCGCTGCTCGACGCGGGCCTGCCGCAGCGCGAGCTGTCGGCCGGGCTCGCGGGGCTCGGCGTCGCCCACGCGCTGCGTGTGACGCGAGTCCGCCGCGGGGCGCTCGCGGCGCGTTACGTCGAGGTGCGCGTGCCAGGTGAGAAGCGCCGCGCTCATCACGAGCGCGTGCGTCATCGGCATGCACATGCGCATCACTCGCACGATCATTCTCACGACCACGACCACGACCACGACCACGACCGCGCGCACTTCCATCCTCACGCGCACGGCCGCGGCTACGACGAGATTCGGCGTTTGCTCGATCGCGCGAAGCTCGCGCCGGCGGTGCGAGATCGCGCGCAGGCGATCTTCGGCGCGCTCGCGCAAGCCGAGGCGCGCGTGCACGGCATCTCGGTCGCGAAGGTGCACTTCCACGAGGTCGGCGCAGTGGACGCGATCGTCGACGTGACGGGCGCTGCGCTCTGGCTCGAGCTGCTCGGCGTGCAGCGCGTGACGGCGTCGCCGGTCGCCCTCGGTCACGGCGCGCTCGACATGGCGCACGGGCGGCTGCCGCTGCCCGCGCCGGCGGTGCTCGAGTTGTTACGGGGCGCGCCGGTCGTGCCCGCGCCGGTCGCGTGGGAGACCGTCACGCCCACGGGAGCGGCGATCCTGCGCGCGAGCGTCGACGAGTGGTGCGCGCTGCCGGCGATGACGATCGACGCGATCGGCCACGGGGCGGGCAACGATCGGCCGGGTCCGATGCCGAACGTCGTTCGCGCCGTGCTCGGGCGCAGCGGCGGCTCGCAGCGCGACACCGTCTCAGTGATTACGGCGCACCTCGACGATCTCGTGCCCGAGCACTTCGACCTCGCCCTCGAGCGCCTGCTCGCCGCGGGCGCGCTCGACGTGGCGCTCCAGCACGCGCAGATGAAGAAGAACCGCCCCGGCTTTGCGCTGACGGTGATCGCGCCGCCGCACAACCGCGCCGAGCTCGCGCAGCTCGTGCTGCGCGAAACGGGCAGCCTCGGCGTGCGCGTGCAGGATGCGGAGCGGCTCGTGCTGCCGCGCGAGGTCGTGACGGCGCGCACGCCGCACGGCCGTGTTCGGGTGAAGCTCGCATTCGGCGCGAGCGGCGAGGCGAGCGCGTCGGCCGAGTACGACGACGCGAAGCGCATCGCGCAGGCGCGCGGTGTCGCGCTCGCGCGCGTGATTCGCGACGCCGAAGACGCCGCGCTTCTCGCGTTGACAATGAGAAGCCGCCGCTCGTAG
- the groL gene encoding chaperonin GroEL (60 kDa chaperone family; promotes refolding of misfolded polypeptides especially under stressful conditions; forms two stacked rings of heptamers to form a barrel-shaped 14mer; ends can be capped by GroES; misfolded proteins enter the barrel where they are refolded when GroES binds), with protein MAKEVKYDQDARAKLLAGVNGLANAVRVTLGPKGRNVVIEKSWGSPTVTKDGVTVAKEVSFEDKFENMGAQMVKEVASKTSDTAGDGTTTATVLAQAIFREGSKLVVAGMNPMELKRGVDKAVVTLVEELKKLSKPTRDSAEIAQVGTVSANGDDAIGKMLAEAMEKVGKEGVITVEEAKSMESTLDVVEGMQFDRGYISPYFVTNTESMEAELDDALLLLSEKKISAMKDLLPVLEQVARGGKPLVIVAEEVEGEALATLVVNKIRGTLNVCAVKAPGFGDRRKAMLQDMAILTGGQVISEELGLKLENVTMKDLGRAKKVVADKDNTTIIDGAGAKKAIEGRIAEIRGQIDKTTSDYDKEKLQERLAKLAGGVAVVKVGAATETEMKEKKARVEDALHATRAAVEEGIVPGGGVALIRAQAALDGLEKDLSPEQAAGVSIIRRAIEEPLRRISENAGVEGSIVVDKVKGGKGAFGFNAATETYEDMIKAGVIDPTKVVRSALQNAASVASLLLTTEAMIADKPEEKEAGGGHSHGPAGGGMPGMM; from the coding sequence ATGGCCAAGGAAGTGAAGTACGACCAAGACGCGCGGGCGAAGCTGCTCGCGGGCGTGAACGGCCTCGCGAACGCGGTGCGCGTGACGCTCGGGCCGAAGGGCCGCAACGTCGTGATCGAGAAGAGCTGGGGCTCGCCCACCGTCACGAAGGACGGCGTCACGGTCGCGAAGGAAGTCTCCTTCGAGGACAAGTTCGAGAACATGGGCGCGCAGATGGTGAAGGAAGTCGCCTCGAAGACGAGCGACACCGCCGGCGACGGCACCACCACCGCCACCGTGCTCGCGCAGGCGATCTTCCGCGAGGGCAGCAAGCTCGTGGTTGCGGGCATGAACCCGATGGAGCTGAAGCGCGGCGTCGACAAGGCCGTCGTGACGCTCGTCGAGGAGCTGAAGAAGCTCAGCAAGCCCACGCGCGACAGCGCCGAGATCGCGCAGGTCGGCACCGTCTCCGCGAACGGCGACGACGCCATCGGCAAGATGCTCGCCGAGGCGATGGAGAAGGTCGGCAAGGAAGGCGTGATCACCGTCGAGGAAGCGAAGTCCATGGAGTCGACCCTCGACGTGGTCGAGGGCATGCAGTTCGACCGCGGCTACATCTCGCCGTACTTCGTGACCAACACGGAGAGCATGGAAGCCGAGCTCGACGACGCGCTGCTGCTCCTCAGCGAGAAGAAGATCAGCGCGATGAAGGACCTGCTGCCGGTGCTCGAGCAGGTCGCGCGCGGCGGCAAGCCGCTCGTGATCGTGGCCGAGGAAGTGGAAGGCGAGGCGCTCGCGACGCTCGTCGTGAACAAGATCCGCGGCACGCTGAACGTGTGCGCGGTGAAGGCGCCCGGCTTCGGCGATCGCCGCAAGGCCATGCTGCAGGACATGGCGATCCTCACCGGTGGGCAGGTCATCAGCGAAGAGCTCGGGCTCAAGCTCGAGAACGTGACGATGAAGGACCTCGGCCGCGCGAAGAAGGTCGTCGCGGACAAGGACAACACCACGATCATCGACGGCGCGGGTGCGAAGAAGGCGATCGAGGGCCGCATCGCCGAGATCCGCGGCCAGATCGACAAGACCACGAGCGACTACGACAAGGAGAAGCTGCAGGAGCGGCTCGCGAAGCTCGCGGGTGGCGTTGCGGTGGTGAAGGTCGGCGCCGCGACCGAGACCGAGATGAAGGAGAAGAAGGCGCGCGTCGAGGATGCGCTCCATGCGACCCGCGCCGCGGTGGAAGAGGGCATCGTGCCCGGCGGCGGCGTCGCGCTCATCCGCGCGCAGGCCGCGCTCGACGGGCTGGAGAAGGACCTCTCGCCCGAGCAGGCCGCCGGCGTCTCCATCATCCGCCGCGCGATCGAGGAGCCGCTGCGCCGCATCAGCGAGAACGCTGGCGTCGAAGGCTCGATCGTGGTCGACAAGGTGAAGGGCGGGAAGGGTGCGTTCGGCTTCAACGCCGCGACGGAGACCTACGAGGACATGATCAAGGCCGGCGTCATCGACCCGACCAAGGTCGTGCGCTCGGCGCTGCAGAACGCGGCCAGCGTGGCCTCGCTGCTGCTGACCACCGAGGCGATGATCGCCGACAAGCCCGAAGAGAAGGAAGCGGGCGGCGGCCACAGCCACGGCCCGGCCGGCGGCGGCATGCCGGGGATGATGTAA